GACAAAAAATGACACTTGAATTTAAATCTTATTCAATGACATTAGAAATACTGccataaaatgtacaaatacaTAAGTCACAGAGTTTTacaagcaaaaaatatttattcatatattatgttatgaaGTTTagcttatttatttacttaatttaatttttaaaaaagtttatcaatggattattaaaaaatatagctgctaaaaaatagtattaaagaacaaaaaatttataaatatttatattgttttattaatggtaataactttaaaataaactaaatttaatgaaaaataatacatgtacaacaataatataagacattataagattgttttatttatttattatttattttgatattgcttaaatcacaattttaatctgctaattaaatataaaatttattttaataataacaatataactttgttttaagTTCAATCAACTTATAATAAGCTATAATCCAATTATGATGGATCATCGTATTATCGTTGTCTGACAATAATCAATTATGATTCCgctataaaagtgtaaaaggaatgcggaaaataaataatctttttatgctgaagcaaatatgtatataaacacacacatgtatatatatatttattaagagtGTGATTCATATGTACAAACTGATTTTCCGGTTCTAAATTTcgataaattgtaatttaaaatgaatatacATCAAGTCATAAGGAAATTTTGTCTGCAGTTAAATCTATTTAAccgtaatataaattcttattaatataaatgaattatCAATACATCATTATCATTGATATCATGCGATACGGATACATTTAAcagattaaatatgaaatacagTCAATTTGTTGGATTAACATCAAACAACGaatgttttttaaagcaaTTGTGTTCTTTGCTGTTCTAGCAGTAGCGGTTACTGGTAAGTCAATCTtcatcatatatgtatatacaactacaaaatttatatcaagttAAAAGTAAACAACAAagcaaaacataaaaaatttttcttaaaaattttatatatatcttaataatttattaaataaataatagtcaaAATATTTCCATGAATCATATAAAGGAAGTTGTAAGATTTAGTTTTTAccttattattacaaattcttttaattttattttataaagatatcttaaatttaCTGCTACGGTTAAATTATTCTgttgcaaaaatgtttttttaaacattataattttaaattttacaaagactCCGAGTAGGTCTCCAAATGCTGCCAATTTTGCTGCCTTAAAGACATTTGATCGCCCATCTTGCTTTAAGTGCACGGAGATGAAGATGCACCAGTGGGAGCTTATCCATTCATAGTTTCCCTTCAATCATACTCACAACATTTTTGCACTGGATCGATTTTTAACGAAAGATGGACAACAGCAGGGCATTGTGTTCAAGCAAATCCTTCCCTAGACAACTTTAGAGTCAAAGCTGGGAAGTACAACATCTACATTAATGGAGGACTCCAAACAAACAGTCAAAGTGACACAAGCTTTCGTACATGAGAACTTCCAAGAATAAATATGAACAATTTAACTaacatttattcaaattaatgtaTAGAAAATCTTTAACATATAGAATAAGATCGCCAATACACCTTATAATTTACggatcattttttaaacaaaaataaaaaatagaatttttgaaaatataaatacactaAAAAGTGTCTTCTCAGataatagaacaatttttataatattgttttgaattttgagtaaTTAGGTTTTTTCTGTAGCATAACAAAAAT
This genomic stretch from Monomorium pharaonis isolate MP-MQ-018 chromosome 4, ASM1337386v2, whole genome shotgun sequence harbors:
- the LOC105834236 gene encoding coagulation factor IX-like; its protein translation is MFFKAIVFFAVLAVAVTVHGDEDAPVGAYPFIVSLQSYSQHFCTGSIFNERWTTAGHCVQANPSLDNFRVKAGKYNIYINGGLQTNSQMALACMTLVCLSWRLH